CTTTAATGTTTACCCACAGAAATGTCTTGGAATTTGAATGTCAAATGAAAGCAAAATAAcatttcagtttgatttagtctctttgatgaaaactaaacatactTGTTGTCTGGGGTTTATTTTGCAGTGATAATGTCTACAGTGTACACAGAagcctcttttttatttttggtcattttatcATTGTGTTGTTTCCTTGTGCAAAAGAgataaagaaacattttgtaaatataGATTCCTTTTTTACTTTACTTCTATGTgctttctgtattttaaattgGCATCTCTATCaattttgtatgaaaagtgctttacaaaaaaagattgactgactgatttaTTGATCCATTTATGGTCACCATAAAGCAGAGTTATGTAATGAGAAAAAGGATGGATCAAATCAGATTATGGAATAAACTTTTGATTCAAGACCAGCAGAAACATCATCTAATTTCATAGTTTATCTCTTTAATTTAGCATTCATATGcgttatattttattttctattactTATGTTGCAAATAAGAATACAAATAAGAATATGGATCAATCTGATCTGGTCAATCTGTCAATGGTTAGGGACACCACAAATTTACTCATGCAGGTTTAATGTCATGATGATTGGTTGCAGATTGCAGCCTTTTCTCATATCAGACATCCCAACCACACAGCAAACTGTCAGATCTAAGTAGGTATatctaaaaataatcacatgcacaaaaataatattttaatcccttaaaaaaaagccttaaaacaGGGCAAGCCAAATTGACTTCTTAACTGTCTTGAAGTGAAGGTGCTGTATCTATATTAGTTAGTACATTGCACCCCAAGACACCCATGTTAATCTATTTCACCAGATTAAAAGAATGTTTGacttatttaaagaaatgtttgccttttttgcttttatatccTGAAATTAGATGTTTATCCAGACTTTTCATTTGATTGCTGCTTAAATTAAGTTTGATcaccaaaatgttgccaataaATGCACATTTGCCAGTTTGATAGTGATAAGGGTGGAGTTTACTTGAAaggatcatttttaaaaactaaccTCTGTAGAAGTCCGGAGTTTCTGGAGTGCCTGGTTTCGTTCTTCCTCTTGTGTCTTCACCCTTGCCTCCGCTTCTCTCAGAGCTTCTCTCAGCTTGTGCAGCTCTGTGCCAAACCTCTGACTGTCCTGAATAACAAATTCAAGCCTTTAAGAAGTGTACTGCAAACCCAAATGCAGATCAAACATATTTCATAGATCATAAATGTATATTCAAAGCTTACACACCTGTGTATTTACGTCCTCTTGACTCAGGGACGCTCTGCTAAATGAGGCAGGATTCAGATTCTCATTGATTCCACTTCCAAAACTAGACCTCATTTGCAACAGCTCCCTCTCCAGCTGTAGGACCCTTCAGAGTGAATTTAACAGagggaggaatttcaaacttgccttattttttcaaattctgcctttctgtttttttgcagcacttACTTGTCATGAAGCTCTCCTTTTTGCTGGCTGTTTACAAACTGAACTGTCTCTTTCTCCTGATCAAGAGCAGTAAGAACGAGTTATATCAACATGCATGCAAAACAGAGAAGCTATTAAACTGTGCTAGTTTTATTTGTCAAAGGCAGATCGTAGGGATTTAGGCATTCTCGGTCACATACCTGATGTTTCATGTCGTGGAGTTGTGCAGCAGTTTTCATGTAGCTCAGTTGTGAAGTCCTGTTCCTAAGCTGGGTGTCCAGACGCTCATGGGCATCCTGGATCCACTGCCCTGCATCTGCTTGCCTGAAGCTACGTTCGCCTCTGGCAGCCCTCAGTTCGGCCCCtggagatggaggaaagggcCGTGTAGCACCCTCAGGCTCCAGATGGGACAGTGACTGCCACTTTCGTAGGCCTGGGTCTGTCTGTCTGAAGCCACCAGCGCTCCCACATGTGCTGTTACACatacaagaaaaatgaaatacaacCCTGACTTTGACATTAATCTTTGCTGCTTAAAAACTGGTCAAATCTCCTATTACCTTGAGCTTGCTTTGGACAGAAACCCAGTCTCAGAAACAGCTGCCATACCACACCATGCTGAGGTCTGGACAGAAATGACAAACTTAAACATAAAATTTCAATGAGAGTGTTAAACTTATAAAACCAGAGTCTTACCTGGGTCATAAAGCGAGATCTGCTGTCCCACATGTCGAGGTCTGTGAGAGAAAAGGGACTGGAGCTTCTACATGAGGGTCTGAACATCTTAGAGTCTCAGTCTTGATTTGAGCTTTCTCTTCCCTTCTATGGGAGATTTTTCAGCCCTCATCTCTACGCCTCCCCGGCTGACAGGGGTTAGATTTTCACACAGAGGTGGCTGCTTGCGTGTGTGTCTATTCTTGGATCCTGCGCCTTAATATTTCCATTGCTTGCTTAAGGATCAACAACTAGTTTTTACACTACCTTATCCCTGCCATGTGTTTATGAACAAAAGAATCATTTATTCTTATTAAACAACATCATTATCCTACTGAAATACAAACATGTCTATTCAGAtgtgtaaaatgtgattaaaatgacaCACATGATTCACGTTACCTTGCTGCAGAGACCCTCTTCTGTCCACTAACAATACCCACTTAATCTGCTTATAACCCTCACCCAGCTTTGATTACAAGCTTTTCAGCGTACAGCGTTTGAACGGGGTATCCATGGTAACCCATGTACACGGGGTGGGTGTGTCATGTGCTCACACTTCTGGGATAGTCTCCACATGATCTCACCAAGTCTGCAGACTGGCTGTTTGTTGATGTGACTTGTTGATAACATTTCCATAAACAGTGATCATAACAAACACAACCAGCCGCTGATTCATTATGAAGACAGCTTGTCAATGTTGATTACCGAGTAGGGTAAtgctgtatttatgtttttagaaGGGTGTTTTTGAGGAATTAATATTACCCCAGGTGCAAGAAATTATGTGATGAATTGTCAGGTAACATCATTACGTAAGCATGCTGATATTAAACAACTAAGTGTGAAATACTGCATGTTACTGACTGAATACAAAGTTCTTCCTTTGCCTATACATCAGTCACAATTGGTTGGATCAGGGGcttccaaacttttcagcctgtcaCCCTCAAAATAACAGCATCAGAGCCTGAAGAGTCTGCTCTTCTCAGCTTTGTATTTTATGCTTGACTTGATTCTTATTGTGGTATCTCCACTTCTCTTTCCCCTATTTGGTTTTTATAGACCAAGGTTTCCAGGTTTCTCTATCAAGAGCAGAAAGACTGATGATTGCAATAGAGGTATCACATTCAGGTGATACTTTATGTTGGGATGTTTGCCATTTAATTTTAACACAGCCAGACAGAAAGGATATTCAAAAGACATTAtgtaatatttactttttattttgtggcAAAGCCTTGTTTAGGTTTTTGAATAAAGTTGTGTGTGGACCATTCTACCCAAATTGTGCAACATGTGGTCCCAtataaaaaagtgtaaaatgggttgaatgtTGCATATTTAGCAATTATCTCACGAAAAACAACTGTCATCCATAATATGGACCCATTTATAGGGAAATTTGTTAAGTGGGTTTCCTGAACCTGCactcaaaaataaaactatattttaaaaagaaaggaagaaaagaaaacatttctaagatttgttttcaacaatAACACTGCTAGTGTTATATTACTGTGAGCTGCTGCTAACATAACAAGGCATCATTtctcaaaaatatatattttgaaatcattattgtgattttttgaTTATATTTACTTATATGTaggttaaaacaaaataatccttatctttgaaaatattttaaataaatgtatgccttttgtaacaaaaatagaATTGCAATTAGAGAAATCTccaaaaattataaataataatttctACCTGAAATAAAGCGttaactggattttttttttttcaagaagaACGTCTGTAGATTTATAGAAAATCtaaaaagctttttaagatatttgtttatttctcaTACAATTATTTGTTTCAGTAGTGAGAAATTTCgaagaaaaaaatagcagaaaacaatgaaaatacaactaaaaaggtgaacatttggagaaaaatgcACTTTGAGTGTTAGCAATTTGCAggcacaaaaatccaaatattACTATTTTTGCACTGATTTGGTAGAACTTCCCATATTGCGTTACATTTACTGTTATTCTGCCAAACAGtcccactcatttttttaaacttactgATTTTTGTGAAACAACGTAAGTTATTATAATGTTCAGGTCCCACTTATCTCAAATAACGAGGagatattaaaaaaagtatAACAAATGAAAGCGCTGGTCTCGGGTTATGCAACATTTCAGCCGTtgagctcttattttgaagcaAATTGTCCTCATAGCGGAAGCCGGAAGCTGTCATACAGAGGCTAGCAGTGCTTGTCCATATAACTAGCTACAAGCTAACAGTTCATGAGATAAACGTTTTCTTTCCAGCACTTACCTTGACGCTTCATTCGAGATATTGAAAAGTGTGCATCGCTGTTTTTCTAAAAAGGTATTAATTCATTGTGTTCTTCAAATATCGCGTTTGTTTCTGAAATTTAACGCGTTCTTGGAAGGTAACTTGACTAGCTTCCTATAAGAAGCCGATGCTACCACACATCAGCTAGCAGAACTGGTAGTCAACATCGAGGAATAAAAATGTATCCTAAGTTGTACTTACAAAAGGTTGTGTTGGGAACAAAATATCGACTTTACCTTTgaagaaaaactgatgaaaatactgttgtttccatgttttctttcatgttttacaGTCATGGCTGCGGATTGGATGGGTAGTTTAGTGTCAATTAACTGTGGGCCGACACTTGGAGTTTATCAAGGAGAGGTTGTTTCTGTGGACCAGTCCAGCCAAACTATCTCCTTAAGACAGCCTTTCCACAATGGGGTCAAGTGTCCCGTTCCCGAGGTCACATTCAGGTAATTTTGCCGAATATTTGCCCTGGATATTTTGTTTAGAATTTGCCTGTTGACACGATTCTTTCTTTCTCTCGGTATAAACAAGGGTTCACAGAAGCAGAATACTAACTTTGACATAATCTCTAAATGATGTTGATACCTGCTGTGATACCACAGCCAAAAAAACTAATAATCAGGCTGGAAATGTCTTGCTTTTATATTACAAAAACTGCAAGCAAACTCTcatgcacactgtctaaattgtacaaacaCACTGACGATTTTTTGGTGTGCTTGTGGGGTTTAGACTATCTCTTTTGTCGTCAATCTCTCTGCTCAGTCTAGTTATAAGAGAATGAGTAACTCTATATCTTTATGAGACGCCAAAAGGGCATTAGCATTGTCTATGTGCTGACTTGTGAATATGAATGAACTGCTGCTGCTCTTGCACTTTTGATCACAACAGCTTTGGTTAAAAATCTGGGGGGATATctgtattatttttaatgatacATTTCAATAGAATTAATCACAGAATTCAAACCGAGACTGTATCGTGTTAAACTTTGTGGTATCCTGAAGTACCAAACTATTGAAAAAATGTAACCACTTAATAATGATCTCCTTTAACCTCTTTCCTGCAGCGCCATTGACATTAAGGAATTAAAAATTTTAGACATCAGAAATGGCAATGCTAGAAACAGCTCTTCTGCATCTATTAAAGTAAGCAGTGCTCCAGTGGCAGTCCCAAAGGGTGACCCCAGATCCGTGGAGAAACTAAACTCTCCTCAGCACTGCTCTAAAAGCTATGGAGAGCGTCATCTGGATGTTCCAGGCCAGCCAAAAGGATTCCGTCGAAGACACAACTCTTGTGAGTACGATGCAGTGCCTTGGTCAGACAAAAATCCCATTGCTCTTTGATGAAATCTTGCATTATCCATATATTTTTCTGTACAGGGTCATCCAGTAGCAAAGGAGGAAACCAAGTGACtccaaagaagaatggggtGAAAAATGGTCAGCTGAAACACAGAGATGATGAGTGTTTTGGGGATGGTATGGATGATGGACTGGATACAGACTTTGATTTTGAAGGAAACTTGGCTCTTTTTGACAAAGCAGCAGTTTTCTCAGAAATCGACACATCAGAGCGTCGCAACGGTGCAAGGTCTCGTGGGACACCTCAAGATCAAACACCTTCGAGGTACCGTCATGATGAAAACATTCTGGAGGCCAAACCTATTGTGTACAGACAGATTACTGTACCTCAGCCTGGATCCAAGGAGTACTGCACTGGTAAGTGCACAATGTAATGATCAAAAGTAGAGCAGGCAACTACTCTTGGGTAGAGGCTTTAAAATGTGACCTTTTCTTCTATGCAGATTCTGGGCTTGTTGTACCCAGCATAACCCATGAGCTGCACAAGCGGCTGTTGGCGGTCGCTGAGCGTCATGGTCTTTCACTGGAGCGAAGACTTGAGATGACTGGAGTGTGTGCAAGTCAGATGGCCCTTACATTGCTGGGTGGACCCAATAGGTAAGGAGGTAGTAACTGGAGTGAATTTCACTAGCTGGTGATGCAGTAtccaacaaaaaaatatttttcagaatattttttttccttttattttctttaaatagaCATTAGTTACTCTCCTGTTTAAACAGGTTACTTGTTTTAAAGGTACTATATTGCATATTGATAATGCCAATGCCAGTTTTAGTTTGATCTAAATGTTTGCTTAATGTTTGAagcaaatattttaattttaaaatctttatgtGGTTACTTTAAACAGAGTAAAAGCTAAATAGCAGCAGTTGTTtgaagagcaaaaaaatcagtgaagaAACATAGTCTGCTAAATTTTTCTTTCAGATTTACTCCCAAAAACCTACACCAGCGTCCCACCGTGGCTTTGCTATGTGGCCCTCATGTTCAGGGAGCTCAGGGTATCAGCTGTGGTCGTCACTTGGCCAATCATGAAGTGGAAGTGATCTTgtttctcccaaactttgtcaAGATGCTGGACTCTGTAACCAATGAACTCACACTTTTCAACAAAACTGGTGGCAAACAGGTGTCAGGTATCAAAGGTGGGCATATGtagtatttaaaatgttttaattctgtCTTTCATTAGAGGTGGTTCTAGCAcatgatttgatattttttcttttctttctcacagATCTTCCAGATACCCCGGTGGATCTGATCATCAACTGCCTGGACTGCCATGACAACACATTCCTGATGGATCAGCCTTGGTACCGAGCAGCTGCTGACTGGGCGAACCAGAATCGAGCGCCGGTGCTCAGCTTAGACCCTCCTGGTAGCGGACAGGGGCAGGCAGTCGAGGCTAAGtggtccctctctctctgtctaccCCTGGCCCTGGCTGAAGGGGCTGGCAGTATTTATCTGTGTGACATAGGCATCCCTCGCCAGGTGTTCCAGGAAGTGGGAATTAAGTACCATTCTCCTTTTGGCTGCAAATTTGTCATCCCCTTGCACTCTGCATAATGGGACTGAGCATGACAGATTGAATCTTTCACCATCCATGACCATGTTGGTTTTGGCGCCTTACTGTATTTCCCAGAGGTTCAGTTCAGCCTTCATCTGAAGGACCACTGTTTAGTAATTTAGTCCTTCAGGGATTAAGTGAATGTTAATGATAGAAAATAACTTAATTGACCATCAGAGGGTCTACAGTTATGTCGACACCATTGTGTTTACATGATGACATTaaacaaaatattacaaaatattTGGGAGTAAGGTTTTCATAAGTACAGCTGAGTGTCAAAAATAACTCAGCATTTACTTCTGAATCGAATAAGACAATCTGTGAGcttaaatgtaaaattgaggAATGTCACTGAATTCTCACCTCATTCCAGAGCCTTGTGATGAATAAACAATCTACACTATGATAAACATGTAAATGCAATATTATTACAGAAATGCCTAGCTCAACAGAACCCATATATGGTTCAATTTTCCTTTAGGATCATAGTTGTACCTTCCAACCAGATGTTGAATATTTGCCATTAACAAGAGAAGTGATGTTTTAAAACTGAGCCAGTGTTATAATGGGCAGCTACTGAGGGAATGTACAGGCATCTGTTTTGTCGTCAATGATGTGTAAGATTGTGACTATAAGGGCTTTGACAAAATGACAGTAAATCCATTAGCATCTTTGCCTTTAACTAGGAAACGAGTTCCCTAGCTAAATTTAATTAATTTCCATCCATTAACAAAGGATGTACTTTGTGAGCACATAAAAGCTTTATTTCAAGTATAAAGACAACAAATGTAGCAGAGATTATCATCCCTTGAACTTGTAGGCCTCATGGACAGTGGGGCttgttaaaagatttttttaaaatctaaaccaGTGAAGAAAGCTACAGCACAGATAGCTTAGAAAAGGTCAGTCTTTGCTTGGTCATGTTAAGATAATCATCCAGATTATAAACGAGGCCTTCAGGTGAAAAAATGGTTTCCATCAGGCTCATTTGTTTTGCTCTTAAGGACCATATCAGAGTGATTGAAAGTTTTTGCTCATTAGCTACAAAACATACATGTTTGCAGTTTGTGACcaccagattttttaaatttattttctagTTACTGCAGCACTTAACAAAATTAATCACCCTCAAAATTGTAAATGTATAAGCTTTGGTAGGGTCAGCTGTGTTCTATACTAATGTGGTTTAATCTTAGACTTCAAAAGTGACTTGATATGAACCCACTTTGCATTGTCTGACTTGTGCTGCCATTGTGTAGATTTTTTGGTTATATGGAACCTGGTATGgtcctttaaaatgtcaaaccaCAAGAATAAGCTTTAAACTTGTGGGTCTGAATGTCAACAGCTCCCTCTTCATATCCGTGTTGGTTCACAAAACAGGTTGGATATCTATGCCCTGCATATGTggaatttattttcttatttaggTGAATGATTTTCTCATTGATCAAGATGCACCTCTTGCACTGAATACCCTCTTTGGGTTGGTTAATTCAGCCTACTTTTCCCTGTCTTACCTCTTTATGCTGTTATGCAGTTGTTCTGTGCCCACAGGACACCATGGAATAGATTGAAGCTAATTAAGCATGGCTGCTTGTTTTGTGCCTATTTAGGCCTTGTCTGAGGGCATTGTGGGCATCTCCTCTGCCAGTCTTTTGTGACAAGTGCACACAGATGTGTCGAGTTAACTCAgtggtttccaaacttttctgTCAGGGCCTCCCTTTGGCAaatgaaattattatttaagCACACATAAAGGTATCAAAAAATGCTTATCAGAGCTGCACTGTTACAAACTAACAAATTCTGATATTACTTATGTATTTTCTCTCAAACATTGTCTGCAAAAAGTACGGAATAGCAATTGCAACATGAAGCTTCCAAGATGAGACTGCTGCATGAAGCTCATTTTTGATGCACCGCTTTGATCTGTAATTTGCCTGATTtaggcaacagcagaaaaaccttTTTTGCACCAGTAAAACGTGGCAAAAGGAAGAATCTGGCTCTCATAATCTAGCGGTGAACTGGTCACATTTTCTTGTCTTTGGTTTTGTAATTCTGATGTCTGGTGTAAAATCATTTTGAGTCATGTATACGTTTACTTGGCAAGACTAAACATTTTTCCATGACTTTATTTGGCCTATCCCCCCACATGTCACAACTTCAGGCCCccctttgagaaccactgagctagCTTACCTTAACGGACATTCACAGGGTCCTGAATTGCATTCTTGGTGAGTTAAAAATGGTTACATATTACCATTTTGGAAATTATTACAGCACACGTCTTGAAAATCCTCATCATGCACACAGGCTTTGTTCTTTCTATTACATTCCTCTGGCCTGATGTGTATCGCCTCAGCTGTTGAGACAAGTCTGGCATGGAGTCATGAGCCAGGTTACTGAATGTGAACTCAAgaattgtgtttgtttatgaCCACCAGGGGGCGGTGAAACATCACATCAGTTGACTCTTCTGTATTCTGCTTTAATGTCAGCTTTCTTTGATGTAACTCAGTTTCCTCTGAAATAAGTGTTACTTCTgtacaaaatgtgaaaaaaacacaaaccctGTAGTTGACTGGCCTTTGCCAGCAAAGTTGTTAAAACACAGGTTCCACTTCTTGAAAATAAGTTTACATGTTAATAGTTCAAAGATATGTCTCAGTGTAAGCTTAGTTGGCCATTCAGTGACATCACATTGCCAATTTGTGTGGGAGTTTTTGTCTAGACAGCACAACTGTTTCCTTCTGAGAGCTAAGTTTATCACTGTGCTGTAAAAGTCCTGTGACATCCTACTGTGTTATATCTGCAGATTCAaagtataataaaaaaaaaaacagccccagCGTCTTTATTTGTGGACTTCCTCTAATCATCGATGATCGGATTCTTTCACAAACTTGTCTCAAATAGACCCCAGTGATCCATTTTTAGCCAGACCAGTTTACCAAAAACGCGCATGCGCAATGCAAAAATCAAGGTGGGGCAAAAAGTTCAATGTTTCAATTCTGAAGAGGAAAAGGAGTGAGGCTGCTTGAAGCTGACTTTTATTATAGTCTGAGTCGTTTTTAATCCACTGCTGTAGTTTTATCAAGCTGTTTTTCTAAAGaaattttcagtcttttttaacAGAACGTGCGTCGAGGCTGTAGTTGCGGCGAAAAGCACCAAAAGATTTATGAGGCGTTTTTTGTAGATGATGTTGACAGGAGATGAACCAATAACAACACTGCCTCATTTTATTGTGGTACTTTTGGACTGCTGAAGTTTCGGGTCACCTGAGGCACACTTCACTTCCTTATCAAGACTTGATACGTTGTTTTGCGCGCTGACGTCCACTTTACCttgtttatttcatgaatggaGTTTCTCAGTCTGTGGTTTTGATGAAAACGGACATCTGTCAGCGTATCGCCTGGTTTTTGGCTTGAATCCTCGGGTTGTTCAACTGGAAGGTAAGAGTTTTACAGACAGGGGGGAGCTGTTGTTTACGTGTTAAAATAGAGCTTACCTGTCCACTAAACATCTTAAAGAGCCCTGGTAAcgtgaaaaaaaatgatggtacTGACATATGACAATGTGAAATGCTTATTTAGCCCTCATAAAATGCATGAAGCTAAACTTGATTTCAAACAAGGGTGTAGAAACGTGAAACCATGATACAGTTCGTCCTCTCTTTCAAAGTTCAACCACTTCCTCTGACTATTTACTGCAGTTATATCTTGAAGCTCTCTCCTGTAATCCGTGCTTTTACTGTAGATCATAATACCAACAATTCTAATGATATGCTGTTGGCAATGCATGCACTGATGCTCTCACAGAACAACTGATCTTTAAATCTGtatatttctgcaaatattaCGGGTTTTTTAGCAAGGGTCCAATGCAGGAAATTGTTAATTTTTACATGTATCTCAGTTTGATACTCCTCATTTCTCCTCTAACTTTATTGATGACCggaaattaaacattaaaattccGGAGAAGCAACCGTTGAACTCaaataaagtcacaaaaactccactgaaagtttttgtgtgagagagaggaagtgGGGATCCATTGAGGGAGTTATGACCCCTACCCCCACCCCACCCCGCTGTCACAGAAAATCCCTCATATGTCAGCAACTTTCTGCGCAACACTGAAGCCGGAGTGGCCG
The sequence above is a segment of the Cheilinus undulatus linkage group 9, ASM1832078v1, whole genome shotgun sequence genome. Coding sequences within it:
- the edc3 gene encoding enhancer of mRNA-decapping protein 3, whose product is MAADWMGSLVSINCGPTLGVYQGEVVSVDQSSQTISLRQPFHNGVKCPVPEVTFSAIDIKELKILDIRNGNARNSSSASIKVSSAPVAVPKGDPRSVEKLNSPQHCSKSYGERHLDVPGQPKGFRRRHNSWSSSSKGGNQVTPKKNGVKNGQLKHRDDECFGDGMDDGLDTDFDFEGNLALFDKAAVFSEIDTSERRNGARSRGTPQDQTPSRYRHDENILEAKPIVYRQITVPQPGSKEYCTDSGLVVPSITHELHKRLLAVAERHGLSLERRLEMTGVCASQMALTLLGGPNRFTPKNLHQRPTVALLCGPHVQGAQGISCGRHLANHEVEVILFLPNFVKMLDSVTNELTLFNKTGGKQVSGIKDLPDTPVDLIINCLDCHDNTFLMDQPWYRAAADWANQNRAPVLSLDPPGSGQGQAVEAKWSLSLCLPLALAEGAGSIYLCDIGIPRQVFQEVGIKYHSPFGCKFVIPLHSA